One segment of Leptospira kirschneri serovar Cynopteri str. 3522 CT DNA contains the following:
- a CDS encoding cobalamin-binding protein: protein MIGPKRIICLTEETTELFYLLGVEERIVGISAYTVRPLRAKKEKPKVSAFINGNVKKIKELKPDLVIGFSDIQSDLAKNLIAEGLNVLVTNQRTILEIFDTLSLLGSIVGKGNETQKLIESWKRKLDEIERAYSSKNQPSVFFQEWDEPIITGISWVSELITLAGGKDCFEYLKTRSLAKDRIISAIDVAKANLEVYVGSWCGKPMNFEWVQKHPDWQNVSAILNHKVYELDPSIILQPGPALFEEGIDQLVKLIHS, encoded by the coding sequence TTGATCGGGCCGAAAAGAATCATCTGTCTTACTGAAGAAACAACCGAGTTATTTTATTTACTTGGAGTTGAGGAACGAATTGTAGGAATCTCCGCTTATACAGTTAGACCACTCAGAGCTAAAAAAGAGAAACCTAAGGTTTCTGCGTTTATCAACGGAAATGTGAAAAAAATTAAGGAACTAAAACCGGATCTAGTAATTGGATTTTCGGATATACAATCGGATCTTGCAAAAAATCTGATTGCAGAAGGATTGAATGTACTTGTCACAAATCAAAGAACGATTTTAGAAATTTTCGATACTTTGTCTCTTTTAGGATCCATTGTAGGAAAAGGAAATGAAACTCAAAAATTGATCGAAAGTTGGAAAAGAAAGTTAGACGAAATTGAAAGAGCGTATTCTTCAAAAAATCAACCATCTGTCTTTTTTCAAGAATGGGATGAACCGATCATAACCGGAATCTCTTGGGTTTCGGAACTCATCACACTTGCCGGTGGAAAAGATTGTTTTGAATATCTCAAAACGAGATCTTTGGCAAAAGATAGAATCATTTCTGCAATAGACGTTGCAAAGGCAAATCTAGAAGTTTATGTCGGTTCTTGGTGCGGAAAACCTATGAACTTTGAATGGGTGCAAAAACATCCAGATTGGCAAAACGTAAGTGCAATTCTAAATCATAAAGTTTACGAGTTAGATCCTTCTATTATTCTTCAGCCCGGCCCAGCATTGTTTGAAGAAGGAATCGATCAACTTGTAAAGTTGATTCACTCCTAG
- a CDS encoding bifunctional helix-turn-helix domain-containing protein/methylated-DNA--[protein]-cysteine S-methyltransferase, whose translation MNHYQKIAEAIQFIQKNATSQPELDEVAKSVNLSPFHFQRLFTEWAGVSPKQFLQYVTLQNAKSILSKPQNTLFDAAFETGLSGTSRLHDLFVKIEGMTPGEFKNGGENLRIRYSFQKSVFGSYLIASTEKGICNLFFYDIPEKQIVSELKEQWDRADIIEQTDENQNRVIRFFDKTLNGNEKIKLHLKGTEFQIKVWEALLKIPEGQLSSYSDIANWIGQESASRAVGTAIGKNPIGYLIPCHRVIKSTGGIGEYRWGSERKMAMIGWEASKVKI comes from the coding sequence ATGAACCACTATCAAAAAATTGCGGAAGCGATTCAATTCATACAAAAAAATGCGACGTCTCAACCCGAGTTGGACGAAGTTGCAAAGTCTGTGAACTTAAGTCCGTTTCACTTTCAAAGGCTGTTTACGGAATGGGCAGGAGTGAGTCCGAAACAGTTTCTACAGTATGTTACTTTACAAAATGCTAAATCGATTCTTTCTAAACCTCAAAACACTTTGTTTGACGCTGCTTTTGAAACCGGATTGTCCGGAACGAGTAGATTACACGATTTGTTTGTAAAGATTGAAGGAATGACTCCGGGAGAATTTAAAAACGGAGGTGAAAATCTTAGAATTCGATACAGTTTTCAAAAAAGTGTCTTTGGTAGTTATTTGATTGCTTCTACAGAAAAAGGAATTTGTAATTTATTCTTTTATGATATTCCGGAAAAACAAATCGTTTCCGAGTTGAAAGAACAATGGGATAGAGCGGATATAATTGAGCAAACGGACGAAAATCAAAATCGAGTTATTCGTTTTTTCGATAAGACGTTAAATGGAAATGAAAAAATCAAACTCCATCTGAAAGGAACCGAATTTCAAATCAAAGTTTGGGAAGCTCTTCTCAAAATTCCGGAAGGACAATTGTCTTCTTATTCGGATATTGCAAATTGGATCGGACAAGAAAGTGCTTCTAGAGCAGTTGGAACTGCTATCGGTAAAAACCCAATCGGATATTTGATTCCTTGTCATAGAGTGATTAAAAGTACAGGTGGAATTGGAGAATATCGATGGGGCTCCGAAAGAAAGATGGCTATGATCGGTTGGGAGGCGAGTAAAGTCAAAATTTAA
- a CDS encoding methyl-accepting chemotaxis protein: protein MSKQSIESIRKKGEALTYYSRMTIMVMVLISLAASFKTLQTQIKIIHSSAAFFMFVYTLFGFILYKKYEIKQWVHNLFIIFDSLILSVTIFLDSMVSAELISPVLKNAILYSVYYFIIAYSGLLGRPKFVLITGMFCYFGYSIALTNATFHGLRFSEDNAINMKPGYVKLSAEITKIFFMAGVSLILYRLMNLFDELYQEASTYFQENKNFLNKLENNRKIIHSSAETLELSVTNFSEFTSLTSEKMESQAASLEEVNAVITSLSKSSEKNADSIRIQNENLIELNQKAQTLLEVIGEISNHSKGLDVNAKESKTEMKIVKESVEKTGEFLKNISNSFQRVDEINRILGEIADKTNLLSLNASIEAARAGSAGRGFAVVAQEVSKLAEFTATNAKMIAKVVQESLEFIEEANAASQGTGHLTENQSIKVNLTVSKIEEMSRLYERGTMIVNDFVKNLERVKKLSDDLFHSTEEQMTAQKEMMKAMFELEKEVNEITQESGKIQDGVLQIKTQSRDLKALSVV from the coding sequence ATGTCCAAACAATCTATAGAATCCATTCGCAAGAAGGGAGAAGCGCTTACATATTATTCTAGAATGACAATTATGGTTATGGTGTTGATTTCTTTAGCCGCGAGTTTCAAAACTCTTCAAACTCAGATTAAAATCATTCATTCTTCCGCTGCATTTTTTATGTTTGTTTATACACTTTTCGGTTTTATTCTCTATAAAAAATATGAAATTAAACAATGGGTTCATAATCTATTTATTATATTTGATTCTCTTATATTGAGTGTGACGATTTTTTTGGATAGTATGGTTTCCGCGGAACTGATTTCTCCCGTTCTTAAAAATGCGATTCTTTATTCAGTATATTATTTTATTATTGCTTACTCGGGTCTTTTAGGCAGGCCGAAATTTGTACTAATTACAGGTATGTTTTGTTATTTTGGTTATTCGATTGCATTGACTAATGCAACCTTTCACGGTCTTCGATTTTCGGAAGACAACGCGATTAATATGAAACCCGGTTATGTTAAACTTAGCGCAGAGATCACGAAAATCTTCTTTATGGCAGGTGTAAGTTTAATTCTTTATCGATTGATGAATTTATTCGACGAATTGTATCAGGAAGCCTCTACTTATTTTCAAGAGAATAAGAATTTTCTAAACAAGTTGGAAAATAACAGAAAGATAATTCATTCTTCGGCGGAGACCTTGGAACTTTCGGTAACGAATTTTTCGGAGTTTACTAGTTTAACCAGTGAAAAGATGGAATCGCAGGCAGCTTCTTTGGAAGAGGTCAACGCAGTGATAACTTCTTTATCTAAATCATCCGAAAAAAATGCAGATTCGATTCGAATTCAAAACGAGAATTTAATCGAACTCAATCAAAAAGCCCAAACTCTTTTGGAAGTAATCGGTGAAATATCAAATCATTCTAAAGGTCTGGATGTTAACGCGAAAGAGAGTAAAACTGAAATGAAGATCGTAAAGGAATCCGTGGAAAAAACTGGCGAGTTCTTAAAAAACATTTCAAATTCATTTCAACGTGTGGATGAGATCAATCGTATTCTAGGAGAAATTGCAGATAAAACCAATCTTCTTTCTTTGAACGCTTCTATAGAGGCGGCTCGTGCTGGCTCTGCAGGTCGTGGGTTTGCTGTGGTTGCTCAAGAGGTTAGTAAACTCGCGGAATTTACGGCTACAAATGCAAAGATGATTGCGAAAGTGGTTCAGGAATCTCTAGAATTTATTGAAGAAGCGAATGCCGCGTCTCAAGGTACGGGACATTTGACGGAGAATCAAAGTATTAAAGTTAATCTTACCGTTTCAAAAATAGAAGAGATGAGTCGTTTGTATGAACGCGGAACTATGATCGTTAACGATTTTGTTAAAAATTTAGAAAGAGTTAAAAAGTTATCGGACGATTTATTTCATTCTACAGAAGAACAGATGACTGCTCAAAAAGAAATGATGAAAGCTATGTTCGAACTTGAAAAGGAAGTTAATGAAATTACTCAGGAATCCGGAAAAATTCAAGACGGGGTTTTACAGATTAAAACCCAATCTAGAGATTTAAAAGCTTTGAGTGTAGTTTAA
- the mtnP gene encoding S-methyl-5'-thioadenosine phosphorylase, with protein MSYNVRAAIIGGTGLYSLEGMELIEEIFPDTPWGKPSDKIKIGNYKGKLIAFLPRHGIGHFLSPPEVPNHANICALKQLGVEEIVAFSSVGSLREEIKPLDFVLPSQIIDRTRFRNSTYFGNGVVAHAPFAEPFSRNLSERIAQTAKKIGLEIHLDKTLVCMEGPLFSTKAESHLYRSWGADIINMTVLPEAKLAREAEIVYQMICMSTDYDCWREGEESVTVEMVIANLTKNAETAKKLLSELIHVLGNGDDLSLKNSTRYSIITAPEKRNPETVKKLRVLFPEYF; from the coding sequence ATGTCGTATAACGTTAGAGCGGCTATCATTGGTGGAACTGGACTTTATAGTTTAGAAGGAATGGAGCTGATCGAAGAAATTTTTCCTGACACTCCTTGGGGCAAACCTTCCGATAAAATTAAGATCGGTAACTACAAAGGAAAATTGATCGCGTTCTTACCTAGACACGGAATCGGACATTTTCTTTCTCCACCTGAAGTCCCGAATCATGCGAATATATGTGCTCTTAAACAACTTGGCGTTGAGGAAATTGTTGCATTTAGTTCGGTTGGAAGTTTGAGAGAAGAAATCAAACCTCTCGATTTTGTTTTACCTTCTCAAATTATTGATCGTACTCGTTTTAGAAATTCTACTTATTTCGGAAACGGAGTCGTGGCACACGCTCCTTTTGCCGAACCTTTCTCGCGCAATTTAAGTGAAAGAATCGCACAAACTGCTAAAAAAATCGGTTTGGAAATTCATTTGGATAAAACCTTAGTTTGTATGGAAGGCCCTTTGTTTTCTACTAAGGCGGAGTCCCATCTTTATCGTTCTTGGGGCGCTGACATCATCAATATGACGGTTCTTCCGGAAGCAAAACTTGCTCGTGAAGCCGAAATTGTATATCAGATGATTTGTATGTCCACTGATTATGATTGTTGGAGAGAAGGAGAAGAATCAGTTACCGTTGAAATGGTGATTGCAAATTTGACTAAGAATGCAGAGACGGCTAAAAAACTTCTTTCTGAATTGATTCATGTTCTTGGAAACGGAGATGATCTTAGTCTGAAAAATAGTACACGTTATTCTATCATTACGGCTCCTGAAAAAAGAAACCCGGAAACGGTAAAAAAACTGAGAGTACTTTTTCCGGAATATTTTTAA
- a CDS encoding alpha/beta hydrolase, whose amino-acid sequence MKRSMSFIITFLLSFIFLILFLIWWNQERLIFFPEKLSENFIFRFPNEFQEIKLTTSDGETSYGLFFPSKNNLSKKTILFFHGNAGSLRTWGRIYEDFLPIGWNLLITDYRGYGKNSGSISEESMNSDAELWLSYLLGELKIPRNEIVIYGRSIGTGVAIDLVSKNPDLNLFLETPFTDLFTLVRNYYPFIQTWMLKFQFQNLAKLKKIRSKIRIFHGTQDQIIPYSNSEIIFRKLKEQNQDVILFTISNGSHNDLTIYPEYHRALKNSLNEL is encoded by the coding sequence ATGAAACGATCCATGAGCTTTATTATTACATTTTTATTATCTTTTATTTTTTTAATTTTGTTTCTAATTTGGTGGAATCAAGAAAGATTGATTTTCTTTCCGGAAAAACTTTCTGAAAATTTTATATTCCGTTTTCCGAATGAGTTTCAAGAAATCAAACTCACTACTTCCGATGGGGAAACGAGTTACGGACTTTTTTTTCCGTCTAAGAATAACCTTTCTAAAAAAACGATACTATTTTTTCATGGAAACGCGGGAAGTTTGAGAACATGGGGAAGAATTTACGAAGATTTTCTTCCAATTGGATGGAACCTTTTAATTACGGATTATAGAGGGTATGGAAAAAATTCCGGAAGTATTTCCGAAGAATCGATGAATTCGGATGCGGAATTATGGCTAAGTTATTTACTCGGTGAACTCAAAATTCCCAGAAATGAAATTGTGATTTATGGCCGGTCGATAGGAACAGGAGTAGCGATCGATTTAGTTTCTAAAAATCCAGATTTAAATTTATTTTTAGAAACTCCGTTTACGGATTTATTTACACTGGTACGAAATTATTATCCTTTTATACAAACTTGGATGTTAAAATTTCAATTTCAGAACCTGGCTAAACTAAAAAAAATTCGTTCCAAGATCAGGATTTTTCACGGAACACAAGATCAAATCATTCCCTATTCCAACTCGGAAATCATATTCAGAAAATTGAAAGAACAAAACCAAGACGTAATTCTTTTTACAATTTCAAACGGTTCTCACAACGACCTTACTATTTATCCGGAATACCATCGCGCTTTAAAAAATAGCCTGAATGAATTATAA
- a CDS encoding alkaline phosphatase D family protein has product MKFRISKYETIFYFLFLFFSHILNAESAKIVSGPILGYSTLKEALVWVQTDRKSIVKLEYSEIGNSKNKLFSEEIQTKPEKGFIAKLIANQVEPGKKYNYNILIDGKKIPAEHPQVFQTQPFFAYASNENPPSFSFALGSCSYINEPEFEVSGKTYGGEYFIFNSILSKKPNFMLWLGDNIYLREPDWDSRTGFFHRYRHQRRIPELAPLFASVHHYAIWDDHDFGPNDADASFWMRETSEEMFKLHWGNPNYAEEGIYGSFTWGDVQFFLLDNRTFRTANNNKVINPRQILGEKQFQWLANSLAYSKATFKFIVMGGQFLNPNPIFENYATYIEEKNKILSAIRDLKIKNIIFLTGDRHFTELNFLKEKDISIYELTVSPLTSKPHSPGLEKNPLRVEGTLVDKRNFGTISISGKRNERKLVLQIFDVYGKELWKKEILSNF; this is encoded by the coding sequence ATGAAATTTCGAATTTCAAAATACGAAACGATCTTTTATTTTCTCTTTTTATTTTTCAGTCATATACTCAACGCAGAATCGGCAAAAATCGTTTCGGGACCAATTTTAGGATATTCCACTTTAAAAGAAGCACTAGTTTGGGTTCAAACAGATCGAAAGTCTATCGTTAAATTAGAATATTCTGAAATTGGAAATTCCAAAAATAAACTTTTTTCCGAAGAAATTCAAACAAAACCAGAGAAAGGTTTTATCGCAAAGTTGATTGCAAACCAAGTTGAACCAGGTAAGAAATATAATTATAATATACTTATAGATGGAAAAAAGATTCCGGCAGAACATCCACAGGTATTTCAAACTCAACCTTTCTTCGCCTATGCCTCCAACGAAAACCCGCCTTCTTTCTCCTTTGCTCTTGGAAGTTGTTCTTATATAAACGAACCGGAATTTGAAGTTTCAGGAAAAACTTATGGAGGGGAATATTTTATCTTTAATTCGATTCTTTCTAAAAAACCCAATTTCATGCTTTGGTTAGGGGACAATATTTATTTGAGAGAACCGGATTGGGATTCAAGAACTGGATTTTTTCATCGTTATAGACATCAAAGGAGAATTCCAGAACTTGCCCCTCTTTTTGCATCGGTTCATCACTACGCAATTTGGGACGACCACGATTTTGGTCCAAACGATGCAGACGCTTCTTTTTGGATGAGAGAAACTTCTGAAGAAATGTTCAAACTCCACTGGGGAAATCCAAATTATGCAGAAGAAGGTATTTACGGCTCGTTTACATGGGGTGACGTTCAATTCTTCCTTCTAGATAACAGAACATTTAGAACAGCTAACAATAATAAGGTGATAAATCCGAGACAAATTTTAGGTGAAAAACAATTTCAGTGGCTCGCCAATTCGCTGGCTTATTCAAAAGCTACTTTTAAATTTATCGTTATGGGAGGGCAGTTTTTAAATCCGAATCCGATCTTTGAAAACTACGCCACCTATATAGAAGAAAAAAATAAAATTCTTTCTGCGATTCGAGATTTAAAAATTAAAAACATAATTTTTCTAACGGGTGACCGCCATTTTACAGAACTAAACTTTTTAAAAGAAAAAGATATATCGATTTACGAACTCACAGTTTCTCCCCTAACGTCCAAACCTCATTCTCCTGGTTTGGAAAAAAATCCTTTACGTGTGGAAGGAACTCTCGTTGATAAAAGAAATTTCGGAACCATTTCCATAAGTGGAAAACGAAATGAAAGAAAACTAGTCCTACAAATTTTCGATGTTTATGGAAAAGAACTTTGGAAAAAAGAAATCCTTTCAAATTTTTGA
- a CDS encoding OsmC family protein → MSKHKISLSWKKGPEDFKYDSYDRTHSIRYEGGQKLHGSSTPETYGKAEHTNPEELLASSVCSCHFLTFLAIASKSRFIVSDYEDNTIATLEKNEEGKMVVTKIELHPKVTFEGDKIPDLDTLIGLREKAHKNCFIANSIKSEVTINPS, encoded by the coding sequence ATGTCCAAACATAAAATCAGTTTGTCTTGGAAAAAAGGACCCGAAGATTTTAAATACGATTCCTACGATAGAACTCATTCAATTAGGTACGAAGGAGGTCAAAAATTACATGGTTCATCCACACCGGAAACTTACGGAAAAGCAGAACATACAAACCCGGAAGAATTATTAGCTTCTTCTGTATGTAGTTGTCATTTTTTGACCTTCCTTGCAATCGCTTCAAAAAGTAGGTTCATTGTTTCCGATTACGAAGATAATACAATTGCAACTTTAGAAAAAAACGAAGAAGGAAAAATGGTAGTCACTAAAATAGAACTTCACCCTAAAGTAACTTTCGAAGGTGATAAAATTCCGGACTTAGATACGTTAATTGGTCTTCGCGAAAAAGCTCATAAAAATTGTTTTATCGCAAATTCAATCAAATCTGAAGTAACAATCAATCCTAGTTAA
- a CDS encoding methyl-accepting chemotaxis protein, with protein sequence MPLKKEQKKTDEEIIASGPAYINWIRFGLILLFYISILINWKRTNSIQNILYLSGTTAMFFNFIYSFYKIRKTGSISHTLSKAFLMMDVFVQLLVMVGATMDHPDFTTGVVKSPILYGISYLYIVSSGLLLTPNFVLWIGFLSGGAQALAIFTATRYGLILTEQKKLANSLGYASVSEQITKILFVFACALIVRILVKLFMRLRENSKYRQEALEKSHKLIAQRSSKMKESAQYLKDSSKNLKNFMDDFSVLVSTQASSFEEISSTVEQFQSQTENSSYNVKNQFKNIESLILHSNNLKSIIEKISNFNQTLDQSMDKVRKSGTMVTKFVEELSGSLSSLGDSFRSVGEVNRIMSEVADRTNLLSLNASIEAARAGEAGRGFAVVAQEVSKLAESSAGNADLISKIIRDSSNHVQMGRESAETTAGHVKEQDTLIQDLFVRFDEFSNLFYEQRKINSEFFSTLDHLRSLSSEIELASSEQKTGLQGIVEAISLLQNSMESLVTKSENLSVVVRELETQSDTLILAETNT encoded by the coding sequence ATGCCCTTAAAAAAAGAACAAAAGAAAACTGATGAAGAAATCATCGCTTCGGGTCCCGCCTATATTAACTGGATTCGATTTGGATTGATTTTGCTTTTTTATATTTCAATTTTAATTAATTGGAAACGGACCAACTCAATTCAAAATATTTTATATTTGAGCGGTACGACCGCTATGTTTTTTAATTTTATCTATAGTTTTTATAAAATTCGAAAAACAGGTAGTATATCTCATACTCTCAGCAAAGCGTTTCTTATGATGGATGTTTTCGTTCAGTTGTTAGTTATGGTGGGTGCTACTATGGACCATCCCGATTTTACCACTGGTGTGGTGAAAAGTCCTATCTTATACGGGATCAGTTATTTATATATAGTTTCCTCCGGGCTTTTGTTGACTCCTAACTTCGTACTTTGGATCGGATTTTTGTCGGGAGGAGCACAGGCTTTGGCGATTTTTACCGCGACACGATACGGTTTGATTTTGACGGAACAAAAGAAACTTGCCAATTCGTTGGGTTATGCTTCTGTTTCAGAACAAATTACAAAAATTTTATTCGTATTTGCCTGTGCTCTAATCGTTAGAATCCTTGTAAAACTGTTTATGCGATTGAGAGAAAATTCTAAGTATAGACAGGAAGCATTAGAAAAATCTCATAAACTAATTGCTCAAAGAAGTTCTAAAATGAAGGAATCCGCGCAATATCTAAAGGATTCTTCCAAGAATTTAAAGAATTTTATGGATGATTTTTCTGTTTTAGTTTCTACACAAGCTTCTTCTTTTGAAGAGATTAGCTCCACAGTGGAACAATTCCAATCTCAAACTGAAAATTCTTCGTATAACGTAAAAAATCAGTTTAAAAATATTGAAAGTTTAATCCTTCATAGCAATAATTTGAAATCGATTATAGAAAAAATTTCTAACTTCAACCAAACCTTAGACCAAAGTATGGATAAGGTTCGTAAGTCTGGGACGATGGTCACTAAGTTTGTAGAAGAGTTGTCTGGTTCTCTTTCTTCTTTGGGTGATTCTTTTAGAAGTGTGGGAGAAGTGAATCGAATCATGTCCGAGGTCGCAGATAGAACCAATTTACTTTCTTTGAATGCGTCTATTGAAGCTGCTAGAGCCGGAGAGGCTGGTAGGGGTTTTGCGGTTGTTGCACAAGAAGTTTCTAAATTGGCGGAAAGTAGTGCTGGAAATGCAGATTTAATTTCAAAAATCATTCGAGACTCTTCCAATCATGTGCAAATGGGTCGAGAGTCTGCTGAAACTACTGCAGGGCATGTAAAAGAGCAGGATACTTTAATTCAAGATTTGTTTGTTCGATTTGATGAATTCTCGAATTTATTCTATGAACAGAGGAAAATCAATTCCGAATTCTTTTCTACTTTAGATCATTTGCGTTCTTTGTCTTCGGAGATCGAACTTGCTTCTTCCGAACAAAAGACAGGTTTACAAGGAATCGTAGAAGCGATTTCTTTACTCCAAAATTCTATGGAATCTTTAGTTACGAAAAGTGAAAATTTAAGTGTGGTCGTCAGAGAATTGGAAACACAATCAGATACACTTATTCTTGCGGAAACAAACACCTAA
- a CDS encoding DUF1564 domain-containing protein, which produces MGALLLNSDHEISSTLQKNPSETVTLLIPENTWLLFSEKDVKLLTKKIPALLKIYGKYISSSERLGKKADRTLYQSSPGKSKMKRISVRVPSASWTLLGTLAQAHGVSRCYLFNYLLKLEALGVGDSILNTVRAGVPTFHWSYSYILHLDLLNNRVIRKLHCEPESYFYALDLE; this is translated from the coding sequence ATGGGCGCTTTATTACTAAACTCTGATCATGAAATTAGTTCTACACTTCAAAAAAATCCTTCCGAAACGGTTACTCTTTTGATTCCGGAAAATACTTGGCTTCTTTTTTCCGAAAAAGATGTAAAGCTGCTTACTAAAAAAATTCCTGCACTTTTAAAAATTTATGGGAAATATATTTCTTCTTCGGAACGTCTTGGCAAAAAAGCGGACAGAACTTTGTATCAATCCAGTCCGGGTAAATCAAAAATGAAACGAATAAGCGTTCGTGTTCCTTCTGCAAGTTGGACTCTTTTGGGAACGTTGGCTCAAGCTCATGGTGTGTCTAGGTGTTATCTTTTTAATTATCTTTTGAAGTTGGAAGCCCTCGGGGTCGGTGATTCTATTTTGAATACGGTTCGGGCGGGAGTTCCCACGTTTCACTGGTCTTACAGTTATATCCTACACTTAGATCTGCTAAACAATCGAGTCATCCGAAAACTACACTGTGAACCAGAATCTTATTTTTACGCCTTAGACCTAGAATGA
- the ilvC gene encoding ketol-acid reductoisomerase, giving the protein MANIYYDADCDLNSLKGKTIAVIGYGSQGHAQAQNMKDSGLKVIIGLKEGSKSVQDAKNAGFEVYSVAEASQKADIIQILAPDTIQADLYKKDIEPNLKKGDALVFSHGFNIHYDFIKPPKEVDVYMVAPKGPGHLVRRVYTEGGGVPCLIAIHQDSSGEAKKRALAHAAGVGGGRAGILETSFREETETDLFGEQVVLCGGLSNLIMAGFETLTEAGYDPEIAYFECLHEVKLITDLIYEGGLARMRFSISDTAEYGDYVSGPRVIDPGVKQRMKEVLNDIQKDKGAKFATNWMAETKAGYPNFKNMRDKNASHPIESVGKKLRSMMKWLSK; this is encoded by the coding sequence ATGGCAAATATCTATTACGACGCCGATTGTGATTTAAACTCTCTAAAAGGTAAAACCATCGCAGTAATCGGTTATGGAAGCCAGGGACATGCCCAGGCTCAAAATATGAAAGATTCCGGACTGAAAGTAATTATTGGTTTAAAAGAAGGATCTAAATCCGTTCAAGACGCAAAGAACGCTGGTTTTGAAGTGTATAGCGTTGCAGAAGCATCACAGAAAGCGGACATCATACAAATTCTAGCACCGGACACGATACAAGCGGATCTTTATAAAAAAGATATTGAACCGAATCTTAAAAAAGGGGATGCACTCGTTTTTTCTCATGGGTTTAACATTCATTATGATTTTATAAAACCTCCAAAAGAAGTAGACGTGTATATGGTTGCTCCTAAAGGTCCAGGCCATCTCGTTCGTAGAGTTTATACGGAAGGAGGAGGAGTCCCTTGTTTGATTGCGATCCATCAGGATTCATCCGGCGAAGCAAAAAAAAGAGCTCTTGCACACGCGGCAGGAGTGGGCGGGGGTCGTGCTGGAATTTTAGAAACGTCGTTCCGTGAAGAAACCGAAACGGACCTTTTTGGAGAACAAGTAGTTCTTTGCGGAGGACTTTCCAATTTGATCATGGCGGGTTTTGAAACCTTGACCGAAGCAGGATATGATCCTGAAATCGCATACTTTGAATGTCTTCACGAAGTGAAGCTGATTACAGATTTAATTTACGAAGGTGGATTGGCAAGAATGAGATTTTCCATCTCTGATACTGCGGAATACGGAGATTATGTAAGTGGTCCTCGTGTGATTGACCCAGGCGTAAAACAGAGAATGAAAGAAGTTCTCAACGATATTCAAAAAGATAAAGGGGCAAAATTTGCCACCAATTGGATGGCCGAAACAAAAGCAGGTTATCCGAACTTTAAAAATATGAGAGATAAAAACGCATCTCATCCGATCGAGTCTGTGGGTAAAAAATTAAGAAGTATGATGAAATGGTTATCTAAATAA